The following proteins are encoded in a genomic region of Nakaseomyces glabratus chromosome J, complete sequence:
- the MHP1 gene encoding Mhp1p (CAGL0J00803g~Ortholog(s) have structural constituent of cytoskeleton activity) translates to MGGLHSAWSRMQVRKTMDRRKSATDVDVAWLIRNSSHRKGVVYSEGDEASEVCKLPMREVKEEGVPLRRTKSASSAPAPTFSESAANASNASVEGGRRGSVSKGKIGFFKSLFSHHRHEVPKPVESAPQSPELSPMQSVQSNGSSPTRRLSQPRTISNESSYAVSAENSKRLDDFIAHCKETLSERQRGIDERQRHASIGRPQSFMTPAQSAPRRLDSRGRPIPPHPSKSAFPPILKRGNCDERKLNVESTVSLSSVDGPAPETPSSATHKFGAFLKKVTSYGSQPSLNPNGTFDSIDRTVSNISDSSHRTTQDRYGTVPGLENCKQLKHVAFATTTYFNDPPQQICSKNPRKGEVEVKPNGSVIIHRLTPEERKKIMETSSAGIVVGGSGQLKVLNPIEQQSSDDEDSQKRNIAIAAEEAAAEARGNNKKEEDIEVSKLASHLTIDKPMVSRRPRENPIRTSSSSSLLSILSDEENKNGTDQSPKGSESDSGTDEEEIYPPPNLKIPHDVVYTRCCHLREILPIPATLKQIKKGSTDPIPLLQLRNPRPSLLEIWSFSDFLSISPVLCVSLDGVSLTEEMLRIILSSLVSNPHLEKLTMRNTPLNEDGWKILSYFITKQKKNFVALDLTMVPTIKTNVQKPSKSSLAKNANNPNLLKRMECNTHNRSDMNWDLLTAAVATKEGGIEEFVLAGACMSYTQFKNFIELACTNTDRLGLAYNKLTMEQCKVLAEWIVTSNIRGLDLGFNDLKGKTSVFTDAVANKVQNVGEKNEMKYISLNSTNLSVEADTTPENNEVLRLLSVLCYSENLKFLDLSNNPKIFPHCIKTLTTSLPVYVNLIRLHLDYNDLDCASIVVLAESLPLCSKLHHLSLLGSKLNLASAKALTEAVNKSNTLMTLDLEYNTVPESIKERMSLYTMRNIQNELDNVQKTKRKAGLSLPSVPQEEMAANEKQISTLQEELSSLLTDKFEDSLEYDKLVVEFIEKITKVRTKIEKVVSDLFDLRVKNELSCEGKETLINLCLIDSSFEQGIHLLKQRHNKLQKHTVAAPTSIHDEKTNLTSNKAMNKLLNNPMFSDPFANDSMSKLSNNDSDQSLERTQRDRTILSSSAFGNTGHSALLPFGTATVEESNKAADDTVEFRESENSYKTIVRGPSTDPIGTKYDILNKELEHLQKNKANKPAEKLYTLDSGVSINSDELTRAAESLESEKIKDFLLKNDVATIVNVIDELHEKGYHLHDIFRKQEVDDHKKEEILKTLQEDQSHNKSNNPFLESTGNGASAEAKKAIPKYMEEKAIDEAYDQVLDNIARIRSKTHE, encoded by the coding sequence ATGGGAGGACTTCACTCTGCTTGGAGCCGGATGCAGGTACGCAAAACCATGGACAGGAGGAAGAGTGCCACTGATGTGGACGTTGCGTGGCTTATCAGGAACAGTTCGCACCGGAAGGGTGTGGTTTACAGTGAAGGGGACGAGGCGAGCGAGGTGTGCAAGCTGCCTATGCGGGAGGTGAAGGAGGAAGGAGTGCCGCTGCGAAGGACGAAGTCTGCGTCGTCTGCGCCGGCGCCTACGTTTAGTGAAAGTGCAGCCAATGCCAGTAATGCCAGCGTGGAGGGCGGCAGGAGGGGCAGCGTGTCTAAGGGGAAGATCGGGTTCTTCAAGTCGTTGTTCTCGCACCATCGGCACGAAGTGCCGAAGCCCGTGGAGTCTGCGCCGCAGAGCCCCGAGCTGAGCCCCATGCAGTCTGTGCAGTCGAACGGGTCCTCTCCGACCAGGCGGCTGAGCCAGCCGCGCACCATCAGCAACGAGTCCTCGTATGCGGTGTCGGCGGAGAACAGCAAGCGGCTGGACGACTTCATAGCGCACTGCAAGGAGACGCTGAGCGAAAGACAGAGAGGTATTGACGAGAGGCAGCGGCACGCTTCGATCGGCAGACCACAGAGTTTTATGACGCCGGCTCAGAGCGCGCCCAGGAGGCTGGACTCGCGCGGGAGACCCATCCCACCGCACCCTTCGAAGTCTGCTTTCCCACCAATACTGAAAAGAGGCAACTGCGACGAGCGCAAGCTGAATGTGGAATCCACAGTATCCCTGTCGTCTGTCGACGGGCCCGCTCCAGAGACGCCATCCTCGGCGACGCACAAGTTCGGCGCattcttgaagaaagtgaCCTCGTATGGCAGTCAGCCCAGCTTGAATCCAAACGGGACTTTCGACAGCATCGACCGTACCGTGAGCAACATATCAGACTCATCCCACAGGACCACACAAGACAGGTACGGCACAGTGCCGGGACTAGAGAACTGTAAGCAGCTGAAACACGTAGCGTTTGCGACAACAACCTATTTTAATGACCCACCACAACAGATATGCAGCAAGAACCCCAGAAAAGGTGAAGTAGAAGTGAAACCCAACGGATCAGTTATTATTCACAGACTCACACCAGAGGAgagaaaaaagataatgGAAACATCTTCCGCCGGTATAGTAGTCGGCGGCTCAGGACAGTTGAAAGTGCTGAACCCAATAGAACAGCAGTCATCAGACGACGAGGACTCACAGAAGAGAAATATAGCCATAGCAGCAGAGGAAGCAGCAGCAGAGGCTAGAGGAAAtaacaagaaagaagaagatatagAAGTTAGCAAACTTGCATCCCACTTAACCATCGATAAACCAATGGTAAGCAGAAGACCTCGTGAGAACCCAATTAGAACGAGCTCTAGCTCCTCTTTACTTTCGATTCTATCAGATgaggaaaataaaaatggtaCAGACCAGTCTCCAAAGGGATCTGAGTCAGATTCAGGtactgatgaagaagaaatatacCCTCCTCCGAACCTCAAGATCCCCCATGATGTGGTTTACACAAGGTGCTGCCATTTAAGAGAAATTTTACCAATACCTGCAACTTTGAAACAGATCAAGAAGGGCTCGACTGATCCAATACCTTTATTACAACTACGGAACCCTAGACCTTCTCTACTGGAAATATGGTCTTTTAGCGATTTCCTAAGCATATCTCCTGTGCTGTGTGTTTCTCTCGATGGTGTTAGTCTGACAGAAGAAATGCTAAGGATTATTCTGAGCTCATTGGTATCAAACCCACATCTGGAGAAGTTGACCATGAGGAACACTCCATTAAATGAAGATGGTTggaaaatattatcttATTTCATAACcaaacagaagaaaaacttTGTCGCATTGGATTTAACCATGGTACCAACAATTAAAACCAACGTACAAAAACCATCCAAATCCTCGTTGGCCAAGAATGCTAATAATCCAAatcttttgaaaagaatggAATGTAACACACATAACAGATCAGACATGAACTGGGACCTACTAACTGCAGCGGTGGCTACTAAAGAGGGTGGTATTGAGGAATTTGTATTAGCAGGTGCATGTATGAGTTATACGcaattcaaaaactttATTGAACTGGCATGTACAAATACAGATAGACTAGGGTTAGCTTACAACAAATTGACAATGGAGCAGTGTAAAGTTCTGGCTGAATGGATAGTTACATCCAATATCCGCGGTCTAGACTTGGGATTTAACGACCTAAAAGGTAAAACATCAGTGTTCACTGATGCCGTTGCTAACAAAGTTCAAAATGTTGGTgagaaaaatgaaatgaagtACATTTCATTAAACTCAACAAATTTATCAGTCGAAGCCGATACCACTCCTGAAAATAACGAGGTTTTGAGATTATTAAGTGTATTATGCTACTcagaaaacttgaaatttttggatttgTCCAACAATCCAAAAATATTCCCTCATTGTATCAAAACCCTAACGACGTCATTACCAGTGTATGTGAACTTAATTAGGTTACATCTAGATTATAATGATCTAGATTGTGCTTCGATTGTTGTCCTCGCAGAGAGTCTACCACTATGTTCAAAATTGCATCATTTGTCTTTGTTGGGGAGTAAGTTGAATTTGGCCTCGGCAAAAGCATTAACAGAAGCTGTGAATAAGAGTAATACATTGATGACATTAGACCTTGAGTATAATACTGTCCCTGAGAGTATAAAAGAGAGAATGTCCTTATACACCATGAGAAATATCCAAAATGAGCTTGATAATGTtcagaaaacaaaaaggaAAGCAGGACTTTCCTTACCATCCGTTCCTCAGGAGGAAATGGCAGCTAATGAGAAACAAATATCCACCCTACAAGAAGAGTTATCTTCGTTACTTACTGACAAGTTTGAAGACTCTTTAGAGTATGACAAGTTAGTTGTAGAGtttattgaaaagattACTAAGGTTAGAactaaaattgaaaaagttgTCAGTGATTTATTTGATCTGAGAGTTAAGAATGAGCTAAGTTGTGAGGGTAAGGAGACCTTGATAAACCTATGCCTCATCGACTCAAGTTTTGAGCAGGGTATTCACCTTCTGAAACAGCGCCATAATAAATTACAGAAACACACGGTAGCAGCACCAACGTCTATACATGACGAGAAAACAAACCTGACCTCAAATAAGGCAATGAACAAGTTACTAAACAACCCTATGTTTTCAGATCCATTTGCTAATGATTCTATGAGTAAACTATCAAATAATGATTCTGATCAATCTTTAGAAAGGACTCAGAGGGATAGAACCAtattatcttcttctgcatTTGGAAACACCGGCCATTCCGCCTTGCTACCATTTGGTACTGCCACAGTGGAAGAGTCCAACAAAGCTGCTGACGATACAGTTGAGTTTAGAGAAAGTGAAAACTCTTATAAGACAATCGTCCGTGGTCCAAGTACCGATCCAATTGGTACCAAATATGACATTCTGAACAAAGAACTCGAGCACCTACAAAAGAACAAAGCCAATAAACCAGCTGAGAAGTTATATACATTAGACTCCGGAGTATCCATCAATTCCGATGAATTAACTCGTGCAGCAGAATCTTTAGAGAGTGAAAAAATTAAGGACTTCTTGCTGAAGAACGATGTCGCTACCATCGTTAATGTGATTGATGAACTGCACGAGAAGGGCTATCATCTGCACGATATTTTCCGTAAACAAGAAGTTGACGACcataagaaagaagaaattctCAAGACACTACAGGAGGACCAATCTCATAACAAAAGCAATAACCCATTCTTAGAAAGTACCGGCAACGGTGCATCCGCCGAAGCAAAGAAAGCTATACCAAAGTACATGGAAGAGAAAGCCATTGACGAAGCATACGACCAAGTCCTTGACAACATCGCAAGAATCAGAAGTAAAACTCACGAATAA